In Thermorudis peleae, a genomic segment contains:
- a CDS encoding DUF421 domain-containing protein, with protein MWHLQIPAWEIAVRSLLIYFALLLGLRLFGKRQVGQFTLFDLALVLLVANAVQPAMTGPDSSLTGGLIIIAVLLLANWVVSRLLFLAPPLRHVLEPTPTILAQNGKWIPSALAREGIDQEEAEMAIREHELSDVSETQLVVLEPDGSISVVPKDATVYTSQRRRRRYRRHP; from the coding sequence ATGTGGCACCTACAGATTCCGGCTTGGGAGATCGCTGTTCGTAGTCTTTTGATCTACTTTGCGCTCCTTCTTGGATTGCGTCTCTTCGGTAAACGGCAAGTCGGGCAGTTCACACTTTTTGACCTTGCCCTTGTGTTGCTTGTAGCAAACGCTGTGCAACCAGCAATGACTGGCCCGGACAGCTCACTGACTGGCGGGCTCATCATCATTGCGGTGTTGCTTCTGGCAAATTGGGTTGTCAGTCGCCTCCTGTTCCTCGCCCCACCGCTTCGCCATGTTTTGGAACCAACGCCAACCATCCTCGCGCAAAATGGCAAATGGATCCCAAGTGCCTTAGCACGAGAAGGCATCGATCAGGAAGAAGCTGAGATGGCCATCCGCGAACACGAGCTGAGTGACGTCAGCGAGACACAACTCGTGGTCCTTGAACCAGACGGCTCAATCAGTGTTGTTCCAAAGGATGCAACAGTCTACACAAGCCAACGTCGACGACGCCGTTATCGCCGTCACCCCTAA
- a CDS encoding ABC transporter substrate-binding protein has product MAKQEQRGWWSGQPAQLSRRQLLRRAAALGLSAPALSALLAACGGGSATPTSAPAAAPSPTAAATKASGAASPTAAATSQAAAATPTSAPAVLKGTKLSILQASYFVPAGQDLFKNQLQQWGKENNVEVSVDFVNWPDLQPKISAAVQAGAGPDIVHLWPTWPSLYANSLVDVHDFADKLGKSQGGYFDWVLKSASVDGRWLSVPIGTSTSAQVYRISLFKQAGIDDPVNNFPDTWEDLFKVGKKLKAMGKPLGQAFGHSPGDPPSFCYPFMWAYGAMEVKEDGKTVAFNVPQFVDGMKLLIQAWKDAFDESGLSWDDSTNNRAFLAGQISWTFNGSSIYLAALKDNPSLAQDINHWIYPKGPAGRFNNLGSQSMGIMKYSKNIEGAKAFLEWWMQPEQFRAWLAAQQGYNLAPTPLYINDPYYTSDPKLKAYAEVGKYGRNLGYAGWGNQKAAEVSARYIVIDTFARAIQSGDAASAIKWGADQLQRIYGQ; this is encoded by the coding sequence ATGGCGAAACAAGAGCAGCGTGGATGGTGGTCTGGGCAACCAGCACAGCTTTCACGGCGTCAGTTGCTACGTCGGGCTGCGGCACTTGGCCTTTCAGCTCCGGCGTTGAGTGCATTGCTTGCAGCCTGTGGCGGTGGAAGCGCGACGCCAACGTCAGCGCCAGCTGCGGCTCCCTCGCCGACAGCGGCAGCGACAAAGGCAAGCGGCGCTGCGAGCCCAACTGCTGCTGCCACGAGCCAAGCTGCAGCGGCAACGCCAACTAGTGCGCCAGCAGTGCTGAAGGGAACGAAGCTGAGCATCCTTCAGGCATCCTACTTTGTTCCGGCTGGGCAAGATCTCTTCAAGAACCAACTGCAACAATGGGGGAAAGAGAATAACGTTGAGGTTTCGGTTGACTTCGTGAACTGGCCTGATCTCCAGCCGAAAATCAGCGCGGCCGTTCAGGCCGGTGCAGGACCTGATATCGTCCACCTGTGGCCGACCTGGCCCTCGCTCTATGCCAATAGCCTAGTTGATGTGCATGACTTCGCTGATAAGCTTGGCAAGAGTCAGGGAGGATACTTCGATTGGGTATTGAAGAGCGCGAGCGTTGATGGCCGATGGCTGAGTGTGCCGATCGGTACCTCCACGAGCGCGCAGGTGTATCGGATCTCTCTCTTCAAACAAGCAGGGATTGATGACCCGGTGAATAACTTCCCGGATACATGGGAGGATCTGTTCAAGGTTGGCAAGAAACTCAAGGCAATGGGCAAGCCCTTAGGGCAGGCCTTTGGCCATAGTCCTGGTGATCCGCCATCGTTCTGCTATCCCTTCATGTGGGCGTATGGGGCGATGGAAGTCAAAGAAGATGGCAAAACGGTTGCCTTCAATGTCCCCCAGTTTGTCGATGGGATGAAGTTGCTTATCCAGGCGTGGAAAGACGCATTTGATGAATCTGGCCTTTCCTGGGACGACTCGACGAATAACCGCGCCTTTTTGGCTGGCCAAATTTCGTGGACCTTTAATGGAAGCAGTATTTACCTGGCAGCGTTGAAAGATAATCCGTCACTCGCCCAGGATATTAACCATTGGATTTACCCAAAGGGACCGGCTGGGCGATTTAATAACCTTGGTAGCCAATCAATGGGGATTATGAAGTACTCCAAGAATATTGAAGGGGCAAAAGCGTTTCTTGAATGGTGGATGCAGCCTGAGCAGTTCCGTGCCTGGCTTGCTGCCCAGCAGGGCTATAACCTTGCGCCAACGCCGCTGTATATTAACGATCCCTACTACACTTCAGATCCCAAACTGAAGGCGTATGCCGAAGTCGGGAAGTATGGGCGAAATCTCGGTTACGCGGGCTGGGGTAATCAGAAAGCGGCCGAGGTCTCAGCTCGGTATATCGTTATTGATACCTTTGCCCGAGCGATTCAATCCGGCGACGCCGCGAGTGCAATCAAGTGGGGAGCTGACCAACTCCAGCGTATTTATGGGCAATAG
- a CDS encoding ABC transporter ATP-binding protein, giving the protein MAQVIYDHVTKRFDGVTAVNDLFIEIRDGEFLVLVGPSGCGKTTALRCLAGLEEVTSGDIIIGDRVVTNVPPKDRDIAMVFQNYALYPHMTVYDNMAFGLKLRKVPKQEIDRRVKEVAEMLGIQELLNRKPRQLSGGQRQRVALGRAIVREPQVFLMDEPLSNLDAKLRVQTRGELIKLQRRLGVTTIYVTHDQVEAMTMGHRIAVMNQGVLQQLDTPENLYEHPANLFVATFIGSPAMNIYPAHVSSMNGTLAFTTDELTLEVPADKRNRLADYTNREVLVGIRPEDMRVLAGDETDHPELPVIHLPVEIVEPLGSETLVHLRGPRGTTLVAQAEPRVHITPGDVVKVRVNTQHMHAFDPQTEQAIF; this is encoded by the coding sequence ATGGCGCAAGTGATCTATGACCATGTGACCAAGCGCTTCGATGGTGTCACTGCTGTCAATGACCTCTTCATCGAGATCCGTGATGGCGAATTTCTTGTGCTCGTTGGCCCGTCAGGATGTGGCAAGACAACGGCGTTGCGCTGTCTTGCCGGTCTTGAGGAAGTGACAAGTGGTGACATCATCATCGGCGACCGCGTTGTCACCAATGTTCCCCCCAAAGACCGTGACATCGCGATGGTCTTCCAGAACTACGCGCTCTACCCGCACATGACTGTCTATGACAACATGGCCTTCGGCCTGAAACTGCGCAAGGTGCCGAAGCAGGAGATCGATCGGCGGGTAAAAGAAGTCGCGGAGATGCTGGGTATTCAGGAATTGCTGAATCGCAAGCCGCGCCAGCTCTCCGGTGGCCAGCGCCAGCGGGTTGCCCTTGGACGAGCTATTGTACGCGAGCCACAAGTCTTCTTGATGGATGAGCCGCTTTCAAACCTCGATGCGAAACTGCGCGTTCAGACGCGTGGCGAGCTGATTAAGCTCCAGCGACGCCTCGGTGTTACGACCATTTACGTGACCCATGACCAGGTTGAAGCGATGACCATGGGCCACCGCATCGCGGTGATGAACCAGGGCGTGTTGCAGCAGCTTGATACGCCGGAAAACCTCTACGAGCATCCAGCCAATCTCTTCGTTGCGACGTTTATTGGTAGTCCAGCGATGAATATCTATCCGGCACACGTGTCGTCAATGAATGGCACGCTTGCCTTCACGACGGATGAGCTGACACTCGAAGTGCCCGCAGACAAGCGCAACCGCTTGGCTGACTATACCAATCGCGAAGTGCTGGTCGGTATTCGGCCGGAGGATATGCGTGTCTTGGCCGGTGATGAGACCGATCATCCGGAATTGCCCGTGATTCACCTACCGGTGGAGATCGTCGAGCCACTCGGGTCTGAGACGCTGGTCCACCTTCGCGGGCCGCGCGGCACAACGTTGGTCGCGCAAGCCGAACCACGCGTGCACATCACACCTGGTGATGTGGTCAAGGTGCGTGTCAATACGCAGCATATGCACGCCTTTGATCCACAAACGGAGCAGGCGATCTTCTAA
- a CDS encoding LLM class flavin-dependent oxidoreductase produces MTMSFPVRFGIGTGNRRPFPELVQQWQWLEALGFDSLWVVDHFMAGDNEDTPYYEAWTLIAALSMHTQRVRFGVMVSGNTYRNPGLLAKMAITIDHASNGRLELGLGSGWWEREHRAYSFPFPSTAERIAMLEEAIQVIDSLMTKPRTTFHGMFYHFEDAPCWPKPIQQPRIPLTIGAFKPRMLRLAARYADTWNTRAEPEEAPALAAAMRAALHDVGRDPATLRFSLFAWRPAFASVEQFTQVAQAYLNAGFTDIIFPMPPEEHWPILERCARDIIPLLRERAARQQQR; encoded by the coding sequence ATGACGATGAGTTTTCCGGTGCGTTTTGGTATTGGCACTGGGAACCGCCGTCCGTTTCCTGAATTAGTTCAACAATGGCAATGGCTCGAAGCACTCGGATTTGACTCCCTCTGGGTTGTTGATCATTTTATGGCTGGTGATAACGAAGATACGCCTTATTATGAGGCATGGACACTGATCGCTGCTTTGTCGATGCATACCCAGCGGGTGCGTTTCGGTGTGATGGTAAGCGGAAACACCTATCGTAATCCCGGCTTACTTGCCAAAATGGCGATTACGATTGATCATGCAAGCAATGGTCGCCTGGAGCTTGGTCTGGGCAGCGGCTGGTGGGAACGCGAGCACCGGGCCTACAGCTTTCCTTTCCCAAGTACAGCTGAACGCATCGCCATGCTTGAAGAAGCAATACAAGTCATTGACAGTCTTATGACCAAGCCACGAACGACCTTCCATGGGATGTTCTATCACTTCGAGGATGCCCCGTGCTGGCCGAAACCAATTCAACAGCCACGGATCCCTCTGACTATCGGCGCATTTAAGCCTCGGATGCTTCGGCTTGCAGCGCGCTACGCTGACACATGGAATACACGCGCGGAGCCTGAGGAAGCCCCAGCGCTTGCTGCGGCCATGCGCGCTGCGCTGCACGACGTCGGCCGTGATCCAGCAACGCTCCGCTTCTCGCTCTTTGCTTGGCGCCCGGCATTTGCTTCTGTCGAACAGTTTACTCAGGTTGCTCAGGCCTACCTGAACGCTGGATTCACTGACATCATCTTCCCAATGCCGCCAGAAGAACACTGGCCTATTCTTGAGCGTTGTGCCCGTGACATCATCCCGTTGCTGCGCGAGCGTGCTGCTCGACAACAGCAGCGATAG
- a CDS encoding carbohydrate ABC transporter permease: protein MTTAPARSLARAAPLSFRARVRMWLEREPVLAYLFMSPGWLILLLFMSYPFFLGLWISLTDRMVGLPGGSFVGLQNYRDLLHDSVFHLTVLNTFIYGFITVPFKLLLGLLLALLLNQSFRLRNVLRAALLLPWIVPTALSSLAWLMLYDPVFSPFSWVLKHLGLIHANINFLGSHWSALASLCVANIWRGIPFFAVAILAGLQAVPQELHEAAAIEGAGTLQRFFAVTLPVIRGVIVITTLFSIIWTFGDFQLIYVLTKGGPANSTHVFGTYTWQIGISAGQLGQGAAVSLYMFPILVVLSALLLRYVRSEEA from the coding sequence ATGACCACTGCTCCGGCTCGGTCGCTTGCCCGTGCTGCGCCACTATCATTCCGCGCTAGGGTCCGGATGTGGCTCGAGCGTGAACCTGTTCTGGCCTATCTCTTCATGAGCCCTGGATGGCTTATCCTCTTGCTTTTCATGAGCTATCCCTTCTTCTTGGGGCTCTGGATCTCGTTGACCGACCGCATGGTTGGTCTCCCAGGTGGTAGTTTTGTTGGCTTGCAAAACTACCGAGACCTGCTCCACGATAGCGTTTTTCATTTGACCGTCTTGAATACTTTCATCTACGGATTTATTACCGTGCCGTTTAAGTTGCTGCTCGGGCTCCTGCTTGCGCTCCTGCTGAACCAGTCGTTTCGCTTGCGCAATGTACTACGCGCGGCACTCCTGCTGCCCTGGATTGTTCCAACGGCACTGAGCAGCCTGGCGTGGTTGATGCTGTATGACCCTGTATTCAGCCCGTTCTCGTGGGTGCTGAAGCATCTGGGGCTTATTCACGCAAACATTAACTTTCTTGGATCGCATTGGAGCGCGCTTGCTTCGCTCTGTGTTGCAAATATCTGGCGCGGTATTCCGTTCTTCGCTGTGGCAATTTTGGCAGGTCTCCAGGCGGTGCCACAGGAGTTGCATGAGGCTGCTGCAATTGAGGGTGCTGGCACGCTTCAGCGTTTCTTTGCTGTCACGTTGCCGGTGATCCGTGGTGTCATCGTGATTACAACTCTATTCTCCATCATCTGGACGTTCGGTGACTTCCAGCTGATTTACGTGCTCACCAAGGGTGGCCCTGCGAACTCAACGCATGTCTTTGGGACGTATACCTGGCAAATCGGTATTTCGGCAGGGCAACTTGGACAAGGTGCAGCGGTTTCGCTGTACATGTTCCCCATTCTCGTTGTGCTATCGGCGCTGTTGCTCCGCTATGTCCGTTCTGAGGAGGCGTAA
- a CDS encoding thioredoxin family protein yields MVRAAELWNEAMTPDEYLQQMTKNRERFEANITRTRIMPGDWAAFGQEPLHILVLTEDWCSDSAQFVPMVIRLSQLVPTVEVRILRRDEHKDLAEQYQRKDGYQPIPVFILLDAEFQELGALLERPERATQEMTEETRRFLAEHPDLPGANRMIDRMPEETRQAVKAHIAAWRDEQFDRWTRYLIEDLAEIAKSAKLRVA; encoded by the coding sequence ATGGTACGTGCAGCAGAGCTGTGGAATGAGGCGATGACCCCGGACGAATATCTCCAGCAGATGACAAAGAATCGCGAGCGCTTCGAGGCAAACATCACACGGACGCGTATTATGCCTGGTGACTGGGCAGCTTTTGGCCAAGAACCTCTCCACATTCTCGTGCTTACTGAAGATTGGTGCAGTGACTCGGCACAATTCGTCCCAATGGTCATACGGCTCTCCCAGCTCGTTCCGACTGTTGAGGTTCGCATTTTGCGGCGTGACGAGCACAAGGATCTTGCAGAGCAGTACCAGCGCAAGGATGGCTATCAACCCATTCCCGTCTTTATCCTGCTCGACGCTGAATTTCAAGAACTGGGCGCATTGCTCGAGCGTCCAGAGCGAGCAACCCAGGAAATGACAGAAGAAACGCGGCGCTTTTTGGCCGAACATCCAGATCTCCCCGGAGCAAACCGGATGATCGATCGCATGCCAGAAGAAACACGCCAAGCAGTCAAAGCGCATATTGCTGCATGGCGCGATGAACAGTTTGACCGGTGGACCCGCTACCTGATCGAGGATCTCGCCGAAATTGCGAAGTCAGCCAAGTTGCGTGTAGCCTAA
- a CDS encoding heparan-alpha-glucosaminide N-acetyltransferase encodes MTTSRALSFRAIASAQTDRFWEVDVLRGIALCLMLFYHFMYDLRYFVHIPYKVGEGRWAVFADLIATMFVGLAGLSLTLSRARWLQRHTGSYWPHLIRRGMRILGYGMLVTVATWFVDPAETVHFGILHLIGVSIMLAGPFLPLRWLNVVFAVLAMLLGRWLSQQIVPAHLYWGLPFGFVPEGYTSFDYRPLFPWFGVMLLGIALGNTLYPHGQRRWPLPALEGKHWVRALAWLGRHTLVIYLVHQPVFFLGFLITGFAHLRLL; translated from the coding sequence ATGACGACGTCACGCGCACTGAGTTTCCGTGCAATTGCATCAGCTCAAACAGACCGATTCTGGGAAGTTGATGTACTGCGGGGAATTGCACTCTGTCTGATGCTTTTTTATCACTTCATGTATGACTTGCGCTATTTTGTGCATATTCCGTACAAGGTTGGGGAGGGCCGCTGGGCGGTTTTTGCCGACCTGATTGCTACGATGTTTGTTGGACTTGCTGGCCTGTCATTGACGCTCAGCCGCGCGCGCTGGCTTCAGCGGCATACGGGGAGCTACTGGCCGCATCTGATCAGACGCGGTATGCGCATTCTCGGATATGGAATGCTCGTGACTGTGGCAACATGGTTCGTTGATCCAGCCGAAACCGTGCACTTTGGCATCTTGCATCTCATCGGGGTGTCGATCATGTTGGCTGGGCCGTTTTTGCCGTTACGTTGGCTCAATGTCGTGTTTGCGGTGCTCGCTATGCTGTTGGGACGTTGGCTCAGCCAGCAGATTGTGCCTGCGCATCTCTACTGGGGATTACCCTTTGGCTTCGTGCCTGAGGGATACACGTCCTTTGATTATCGGCCGCTCTTCCCATGGTTTGGCGTGATGTTGCTCGGCATTGCGCTTGGGAATACTCTGTATCCTCATGGACAGCGTCGTTGGCCATTGCCCGCTCTTGAAGGGAAGCACTGGGTTCGTGCCCTGGCCTGGCTTGGCCGGCATACCTTGGTCATCTATCTTGTGCACCAACCGGTGTTCTTCCTCGGCTTCTTGATCACTGGCTTTGCTCACCTTCGGTTGCTTTAA
- a CDS encoding PucR family transcriptional regulator has product MSDILIRDLCRWDRRLQLVVPRDQPVDPVLDRPISWAVAVRAVPPHLPPLRGDELVILSQRVLTEIESAGATSRDALVRALERAPIAALVTEAGLREQLVVTFPLLLFPGPLPFDFDATLNRLLTEQRSALFRLSSQLSRDLSRVAVSGDIAAVLRAASSASGRSLLLQDAEGQVVAQSGGLLEPLPAHQLLRIHPYPAVTRLGLSEGEAVATTILPDRRPLYLILASPEATTEQDRLTLSLTAGVCTSLLARVATRDARAVPGLRELLEGKVHGEQALAAVAQRLRLDVDRSIIVGLAAGTAGLHDVEHVLLRQVGEDRLVRFEQSVAFVSEAGVVDDLASALRRVPHRDGARWAVALSEPVASLRDVAAGLRQAQYLLALWHSGALPGGVLRFHVVEETGLYSLLYALWGHPAAERFRQAVLGRLAVRGNRNAELLETLEAYLTYGSAGEVAARLGVHRNTVGYRLHRITELTGRSVDQPHDRLLLHVAVLLGHLPPPNRRVEIQGRSPVGEG; this is encoded by the coding sequence GTGTCGGACATCTTGATACGCGATCTTTGCCGCTGGGATCGGCGGCTTCAGCTTGTTGTTCCACGTGATCAACCAGTTGACCCAGTGCTCGATCGCCCAATTTCGTGGGCAGTCGCTGTTCGTGCTGTCCCACCACACCTGCCGCCCTTGCGTGGCGACGAGTTGGTTATTCTTTCCCAGCGTGTATTGACAGAGATTGAATCCGCTGGTGCGACAAGTCGCGATGCATTGGTGCGTGCGCTTGAACGTGCGCCGATCGCAGCGCTCGTCACCGAGGCCGGGTTACGCGAACAGCTCGTGGTAACGTTCCCGCTTCTGCTCTTCCCTGGTCCCCTCCCGTTCGACTTCGATGCCACCCTGAACCGTCTGCTTACTGAGCAACGTAGTGCACTCTTTCGGCTTTCAAGCCAACTGTCACGTGATCTCTCCCGTGTCGCTGTGAGCGGTGACATTGCAGCAGTCCTGCGGGCAGCATCGAGCGCGAGCGGCCGCAGCCTCCTACTCCAGGATGCTGAAGGGCAGGTTGTGGCACAGAGCGGCGGATTGCTCGAGCCATTGCCAGCGCATCAGTTGTTGCGGATTCATCCATACCCAGCAGTAACGCGGCTGGGATTGTCAGAAGGAGAAGCGGTTGCCACAACCATATTGCCGGATCGTCGCCCGCTCTATCTCATCCTCGCCTCACCTGAGGCGACAACGGAACAAGATCGCCTCACGCTTTCGCTCACGGCTGGGGTGTGTACGAGTTTGCTTGCTCGTGTTGCTACCCGCGATGCGCGCGCAGTGCCGGGACTTCGGGAATTGCTTGAAGGCAAAGTGCATGGCGAGCAAGCACTTGCAGCTGTTGCCCAGCGACTCAGACTTGATGTCGATCGCTCAATTATCGTTGGCCTCGCTGCTGGAACTGCCGGCCTGCATGACGTCGAGCATGTGTTGTTGCGCCAGGTGGGAGAAGATCGACTGGTACGGTTTGAGCAAAGCGTTGCGTTCGTCAGTGAAGCTGGTGTGGTGGATGACCTTGCGAGCGCACTTCGTCGTGTCCCTCACCGTGATGGAGCACGCTGGGCAGTTGCGTTGAGTGAACCTGTTGCTTCACTGCGTGATGTGGCAGCAGGATTGCGTCAAGCACAGTATCTCCTTGCCCTCTGGCACTCAGGCGCTTTGCCTGGGGGTGTCTTGCGCTTCCATGTTGTCGAGGAGACAGGCCTCTACAGCTTGCTCTATGCCCTGTGGGGCCATCCGGCTGCAGAGCGTTTTCGCCAAGCAGTACTTGGACGCTTGGCTGTGCGCGGGAATCGCAACGCCGAGTTACTCGAAACACTCGAAGCCTATCTTACTTACGGCAGCGCAGGCGAAGTTGCGGCACGCCTTGGCGTGCATCGCAACACTGTCGGCTATCGCTTACATCGTATTACTGAGTTGACTGGTCGGTCTGTCGACCAGCCGCATGACCGGCTGCTGCTTCATGTCGCTGTGCTTTTGGGCCATCTCCCACCTCCTAATCGGCGCGTCGAGATTCAAGGTCGCTCGCCTGTTGGCGAAGGATGA
- a CDS encoding CHY zinc finger protein — protein MARSQAASEQCPVVYGHPVDNQTRCVHYHGPTDVVAIKFPCCGRFYPCFFCHEETADHPALRWPVEALDEPAILCGVCYHVLTIRCYLQSKYHCPFCGAAFNPGCAHHAHFYFAFDPHVVLQGGEA, from the coding sequence TTGGCAAGGAGCCAGGCAGCGAGTGAGCAATGTCCAGTCGTCTACGGGCACCCTGTTGACAATCAAACGCGATGTGTCCACTATCATGGGCCGACAGATGTTGTGGCGATTAAGTTCCCCTGCTGTGGGCGTTTCTATCCATGCTTTTTTTGTCACGAGGAGACTGCAGATCATCCTGCACTGCGCTGGCCCGTTGAGGCTCTTGATGAGCCAGCCATTCTCTGTGGCGTCTGCTATCATGTGTTGACGATTCGTTGCTATCTTCAGAGCAAGTACCATTGTCCATTCTGTGGAGCCGCATTTAATCCAGGCTGTGCCCATCATGCGCATTTCTATTTTGCGTTTGATCCTCACGTTGTTCTTCAGGGAGGTGAGGCATGA
- a CDS encoding cyclase family protein, which produces MPRRIVDLSHPIDSSIPMFPGLPAPEITALLSREESASRYAPGVSFLISRYVLAGNTGTYLDAPFHRYADGADLATLPLDRAVDLPGVVVDVRGRCAGSQRAIDAEVFAEYDLVGCAVLILTGWDTRWGKSDYLEPGPFLTAEAAQALVSAGAVLVGIDTWNIDDVKDPSRPAHSILLAASIPIVENLCHIDQLPQRGFRFHAAPLPIVAGTATPVRAYAVLVER; this is translated from the coding sequence ATGCCGCGACGCATTGTCGATTTATCTCATCCGATTGACTCGTCGATCCCGATGTTTCCAGGCTTACCAGCTCCGGAAATTACGGCCTTGCTTTCTCGTGAAGAATCTGCCTCGCGGTATGCTCCTGGCGTCAGCTTCCTCATCAGCCGGTATGTCTTGGCTGGCAATACCGGGACCTATCTTGATGCGCCGTTCCATCGCTATGCTGACGGCGCTGATTTGGCAACATTACCGTTGGATCGAGCAGTTGACTTACCTGGTGTTGTTGTCGATGTTCGCGGGCGGTGTGCTGGGAGCCAGCGTGCAATTGATGCAGAAGTATTTGCCGAATATGACCTTGTCGGTTGCGCTGTGCTCATTCTTACAGGGTGGGATACGCGGTGGGGAAAGTCTGACTATCTCGAACCTGGGCCTTTTCTGACGGCTGAGGCGGCACAAGCCCTCGTGTCAGCTGGTGCTGTCCTGGTTGGCATTGATACGTGGAACATCGATGATGTCAAGGATCCAAGCCGACCCGCCCATAGTATCCTGCTTGCTGCCTCAATCCCGATTGTTGAAAACCTCTGCCATATCGATCAATTGCCGCAACGCGGATTTCGCTTCCATGCAGCGCCGTTGCCGATTGTCGCCGGAACAGCGACACCAGTGCGCGCGTATGCTGTCTTAGTTGAACGCTAA
- a CDS encoding carbohydrate ABC transporter permease: protein MVGSNRFSQRLLFLYVPLLLFTVFLLFPFYWMLVVSLKPDSQLFNTDLNPFFLTKATLSHYRYLFEQTAFPRWAWNTIVVTFGATFISLVSSILMGYALGRFRFRGGNFFGTAVFLAYLIPPTLLFIPLSQVVARFGLYNRYWALILTYPTFLIPFASWLLMGYFRTIPRELEECAMIDGASRFQAMWRVILPLALPGVLSAGIFSFTLSWNEFLYALVFMGSGNMKTIPVGTVSDLIRSDVFFWGPLMASAILGSVPVAIVYMFFVDNYISGLTAGAVKG from the coding sequence GTGGTTGGGAGTAACCGCTTCTCACAGCGATTGCTCTTCTTGTACGTTCCACTTCTTCTGTTCACGGTTTTTTTGCTTTTTCCGTTCTACTGGATGCTCGTCGTATCACTAAAACCTGACAGTCAGCTCTTCAACACCGACTTAAATCCGTTTTTCCTCACGAAGGCAACGCTCAGTCATTATCGCTATCTCTTTGAGCAGACGGCGTTCCCCAGGTGGGCATGGAACACGATTGTCGTGACCTTTGGCGCAACCTTTATCTCGCTTGTTTCAAGTATTTTGATGGGCTACGCGCTTGGCCGTTTCCGTTTCCGTGGTGGCAATTTCTTTGGGACAGCGGTCTTCTTGGCGTATCTAATTCCACCAACGTTGCTCTTTATCCCGTTGAGCCAGGTAGTAGCCCGATTTGGCTTGTATAACCGCTACTGGGCGCTGATCCTTACCTACCCGACATTTCTCATCCCCTTTGCCAGCTGGTTGTTGATGGGCTATTTCCGCACGATTCCACGGGAGCTAGAGGAATGCGCTATGATCGATGGAGCCAGCCGTTTTCAAGCCATGTGGCGCGTGATCTTGCCGCTCGCATTGCCTGGGGTGCTCTCGGCGGGCATTTTCTCCTTTACGCTTTCGTGGAATGAGTTTCTCTATGCACTCGTTTTCATGGGGAGCGGGAATATGAAGACCATCCCGGTCGGTACAGTTAGTGACCTCATCCGCTCGGATGTCTTCTTCTGGGGGCCGCTTATGGCATCGGCGATTCTCGGATCGGTGCCAGTTGCGATTGTGTATATGTTCTTCGTCGACAACTATATCTCGGGGTTGACTGCTGGAGCTGTGAAAGGGTGA